The following coding sequences lie in one Timaviella obliquedivisa GSE-PSE-MK23-08B genomic window:
- a CDS encoding trypsin-like peptidase domain-containing protein, with translation MGFSLKQAGIYAAFLALGGGVGWAGSQSMRSPQMSPVASTPAESPSYRPVQTTSMPPLAAPTTPTSNNFIAAAVKKVGAAVVRIDSSRTVSQLPDSFQNPLLDRFFGQDFEPPPDNVEQGTGSGFIISADGRLITNAHVVQGADTVTVTLKDGRTFKGRVLGADPVTDVAAVKIDGTALPTIVLGNSANLIPGEWAIAIGNPLGLDNTVTAGIISAIGRSSSEVGIADRRVRFIQTDAAINPGNSGGPLLNDQGEVIGINTAIRANAQGLGFAIPIETGQRIAQQLFETGKAEHPYLGVQMMDLTAEARDRLKQDPSIKFSVTADRGVLVIQAIANAPAAMAGIRSGDVILKVNNVEINAASEVQDQIEKTRIGETVAIEVQRGNDKKIIQVKPIAYPADQAR, from the coding sequence ATGGGCTTTTCATTGAAGCAAGCTGGCATTTACGCAGCCTTTCTGGCATTGGGCGGGGGCGTTGGCTGGGCAGGTAGCCAATCAATGCGATCGCCTCAAATGTCGCCTGTTGCATCAACACCCGCCGAATCGCCGAGCTACCGTCCGGTTCAAACCACCTCCATGCCACCGCTTGCCGCCCCTACTACTCCTACTAGCAACAATTTTATTGCGGCAGCGGTCAAAAAAGTGGGTGCAGCAGTGGTTCGCATTGACTCCTCTCGTACTGTGAGTCAACTGCCTGACTCGTTCCAAAATCCGCTTTTAGATCGTTTCTTTGGGCAAGACTTTGAGCCACCCCCAGATAATGTTGAACAAGGCACGGGCTCAGGATTTATTATTAGTGCCGATGGTCGATTGATTACCAATGCCCATGTGGTGCAGGGAGCGGATACGGTTACCGTGACCTTGAAAGATGGGCGCACGTTTAAAGGCAGAGTTTTGGGGGCTGACCCAGTTACGGATGTGGCGGCGGTTAAAATTGATGGCACCGCCCTACCAACCATAGTGTTGGGGAACTCGGCAAACCTGATCCCTGGAGAATGGGCGATCGCCATTGGCAACCCGCTTGGCTTAGACAATACGGTCACGGCTGGCATTATTAGTGCCATTGGTCGCTCTAGCTCAGAAGTCGGCATTGCCGATCGTCGGGTTCGCTTCATTCAAACCGATGCAGCCATTAACCCCGGCAACTCAGGCGGTCCCTTGCTCAATGATCAGGGCGAGGTGATTGGGATTAACACTGCCATTCGTGCCAATGCTCAGGGTTTAGGCTTTGCCATTCCCATTGAAACAGGGCAACGCATCGCCCAACAGCTTTTTGAGACGGGCAAAGCTGAACATCCCTATCTGGGCGTTCAAATGATGGATTTGACAGCAGAGGCGCGCGATCGGCTGAAGCAAGATCCAAGTATCAAGTTCTCAGTCACTGCCGATCGCGGTGTCCTTGTCATTCAAGCGATCGCCAATGCACCTGCTGCGATGGCAGGCATCCGCTCAGGAGACGTAATTTTAAAGGTCAATAACGTTGAAATTAACGCTGCCTCAGAGGTTCAAGACCAAATTGAGAAAACTCGCATTGGCGAGACTGTGGCGATCGAAGTTCAGCGCGGCAACGATAAAAAGATTATTCAGGTTAAGCCGATCGCTTATCCGGCTGACCAAGCAAGATAA